Within the Corvus hawaiiensis isolate bCorHaw1 chromosome 8, bCorHaw1.pri.cur, whole genome shotgun sequence genome, the region TCTGGCTCACATGAAGCTTTTGAAGTGTTGTGGAATTCTGTCAGGATGTAAGAATCATGTTTCCTACACAGACTGAGTAGGTGGCAGTTTGCCCATGCACTGAGTCTTGGCAccatctggagaaaaaaaccttattcaccaaaaaaaatttttaaatttcaggaCTCTGATCTTCATTTAGAAGCATGGCGAAGAACACTGAAGCAATGTGTGAAACAGGAGTGAACCTGTGACTATATACACTTACATGAGTCTCATACCTCATCATGGTTGGGCTGCTTAATTGTTCTTTACCTGATGCTGTGACCAAAGTAGTCACTTCAGTGTTTTTCCAGGCGATCTGGGATATGATGCTGAATTAAATGGTAATTTACACTAGCTTGGGAAAAGTGTTGCCTGAAGCTATTGCTCTGTTTTGTAAAGGGTGggcttttgctgttgttgttggtttgtttattgtttttttaaacactttttcaGATTGccatacatttatttatttttgttaggAAAGGATTAATTAAAGTACTAAGTTGTTTTATGTAGCAGCTTAGTGATTCAATATTTCTTTCAACAAGTTATAGTTTATAAATTCCAACAAGCTGGTCAGTAGATGCAAGAGGATGTGAATATCTTAGGATCTGGATGTGAAGAAATACTGGTGAGGAAGACCTCCTCACCTCTGAGGTATTACTCACTCTTGTATGTCCTCAGTCCAACAGTATATTCATAGAGGTATTGCTCACTCTTGTATGTCCTCAGTCCAACAGTATATTCATAGAGGTATTGCTCACTCTTGTATGTCCTCAGTCCAACAGTATATTCAGCACATGCTGAAAGATCAGTCCATTGTGAGGATCCCAGTGAGTTTGTCACAGGTAGATGTTATGTCTGTTTCTTTTACATGCCAGCCTAATTTTCTTCAGATAAACAGCCAGTGAAGGGGTTAGAACTGGTGCCAGCAAACGAACACTACAGCCACTGGTGTTGTACTACTTTAATCAGAGAGGGCTGGAGATAGAATAAGTCATTTTATATGGTCCTCCACCTTGCTGTagaataaatatgaaaattatttggaaataaaagttcTGGAATGGAAGGCAGAGGGCTTGGATTTAAGGTGCATGCTTACATGCAtgtgttttaaaacatgttttaaaatttgcttgAGATACATGAAACACAATTTGAAATAGAAAGGGAAAAGCTATTTTGAGGTGAATGCAGACACTTGAAATACACATGCCTTACTCGGAAAGACTGAGTGTAGTACAGAAATGCTATCAGCATCTTAACCTCAGGGCCATCAACAATAATTCCCTTCCCAATTAGCATATAAAATTATCAGGTTAAACATGAATCATATTCATTGTTTGTGCTGGGCTAGGAAGAGAACACTGAGCAAAAGTGATGAAAGAGGCCGGCCTGTTTAATTAGAGAATGAGAGGCTAGTTATACTGGGAGCTCATTAAAGGTGTGGGATGTagttccttcccttttcctgatAGGCATTTGAGGTGCTCTTGCAGAGGGTTTTGAACAGGTTTTAGTCAGCTGTAGCTTGAGTCGCAGACTAGCTACtattctttgttattttaagtTTTAGATTTCATGCTCTTTATTCTTTTCACTCCCCCATTTCTTTACTTGTGGAactttcttcccctctctctccctcctctcctcgACCTGTTTTGCTACTTTCCTTTTTAGGTAACTGGAGGATGTTGTTGCAAAAATGACAAAGGAAAATTCTTGTGTGTTGTAACTTGTTCCGCAAGTCTCCCGTAAGTTGCTGTTCTCACGTTTCCCTCCCTGGGTTGGGCTTCTGAAGACAATTGTTTTATGCTACTAAGTAGAAAGCACTGAAAGGAGATGTAGCTTAAGAAAAAGTGGTATTTTAAAGTTAAATATTAACCAGATTCAAACAAGCTCAAGAGCATTTCAAGTGAGGTTAACTTGTTGGGCTCTTGGACAAGAAGGACTCCAGAGTGAAGAATAGGCATGGGTATACTCTATTCAGAGGTACGTGACCATTTTCTGCAGGTACTGGAGCTGTTGAAGGTATGGATATTCACTGGGCTTGGTTTGTTCCCTTCACAGCCTCCCATACACAGGCTTATACAGATCTGgaagttttttcccctttggaaatgttttcctttgtctATTACAAGCTGTCAGTAGTATGGTTTATAGgagcaaagaaaatacaagaacTGGTGTAATTATTGTGGCTTCACAAAGTATGTGCTCAACATTTTTTGTTGGTCTGTGTTGAGATCAGAACGATTCTGAACATGGTGCAAGCAAAAAACAATTTCACAAAAAGCAGACAACTCCTTGGCTTACACTGAATACAGATAACAAAGCTAATGCTTAGAAaacctcctgctgcccccataCTGTTTTAGGAAGGtaatatttttgtcttgtctttATGTGTTTGTCCCCAGACTATAGTTCGCTTAACATTTTCCTGTACTTTAGCATAAATTCTAcctaaacattatttttttataaatttccCATTTGTATGTGTGGGAACAAATGAGGATTTTGGACCTCTGTGACTCTGAAAAGAGTGCGTTGCActggtgtttctttttctggagaTAGCATTACATAGCTGTTGCTTTTAAAGGTtacatttctgtgctgaaagccactcttttatttttaaaaagctattcAATGAAAGCAAGTATCTTCTCCTCTTTCAGTATCACAAGGAGCTTGAATCTGTGCATTCATAAGGTGATCAGCTGAATAGACTGCCACCTATTCTGAAAGGATTTCGTGCCTCTCTCCAGACCTATTACTCTGAGATAGTATTGCAGGGGAAACCAGTGTCATCTAGCTTAATTACACTGGTGTTTAAAGAATGGTCAAATCCTGTCtatatttttcatgcttattagttaatattttcatatacattcattttctttctttaaaaaatttgagATGCAATTTTCTGGGTAAATTATGGTTCATTTATACAGGATGGAAAACTagagaactaaaaataaaaaacttcaaGTTGCCTTTTCTGAGCAGTATGTATTGGATATTAGTGTGTTGCTCAACATCCTAAACATAATTTAGACTTTCCTGTTCAGTTCATAGCATGCTTTCGGAATAATTTTAGTGCAAAGGAAGAGGCTGTGGATTGGTTCAGAATATTTTGACATTacaaagcatctttttttttttctaaaccacTGCAAAGAGTTGATGTAATTTAGGCAACCCCCTGCAGTTCTAAAGGAGGAAGCaattataaaatgaaattgctCTCCAAGTTGCAAGACAGGCTTTACCGTCACCTCCTCTCTATTGGTTGAATGCTTTGTCCTTCATACTGTGCCTTTAACCTTTACTTCATGTGTGGTAAAACTTGCTAAATAGCTCAAGGATTATCACTAGCTCAGCAAAGTTaagcagagagagagatgcAAGAAACTCTGAAAATAAGCAGACAACTTCAGGTGTGGCAGTTCATCTGGATCGAGTAAACTACTGGGACCTGACATCAATCATGTTCCAcaattgattaaaaaaaattaaacatcagTTCTATTATTGTCCTTCCTGACAGTGAaagttttattgcttttcttgcACCCCTTATTTTGTGATCTTGTACTGAGTGGTCTCAGCCATGAAAACCCTTGCATGTCCTGTGAGTACTTCACATGTTTCCTGAAGATACTGGACAATTAACTCCTGGTCTGAAAGGTTTGCAAAAGTAGTATTGTAGAAAGACAGCTTTTAAATACTCAGTCACTGACATATCTAATATTCAAACTCTTCTTTTCAGTCTCCAGTGCATgcccacaggttttttttcatctgggCATACTGAGCTCTAGTTCATGGTTAGCCCTGATGCTATGGATGGGAAAATGCACCACTGGTGAGGGAAGAAGATGTTTGGTGTTgtgattctctttttttccctcccttccagtGGTTTTGTGCAATGTCACACTGTCAGGTTCATCCCGTGCACCTTGTCTGAATGCTGGGTGGTGCTGCAGAAGTGTGAATGAGAGCAGAGGTGAAGGGCTTTGCTGCCAGACATTCCAAAGAGTCACTCTCTTCCTCGTTACCCAAGCTGGAATTCTGGGTCCTACTGCCCCTCCCTTCAGACCTGAGCCCGTGTCTGTATTGGGTGCAGTGTTTGCTGTGCCTCTGCCGGGTCTGCCCTGTGGCATTATGGAGTGGGCCGGGTTTGTTTGAGTTCCCTGGGGTGATCAGGACGCTGAGATTTATAAATGATGTGATGTGGGCAAGAGTAGCCACCCGTGTCTTGGACTGCAAACCTCTCCAGAACCTGAGAAATCATTTCCCACTGATGCTTTCTTCAGAATTTGTTGTTGTGAGAGCACTGGCCTTTTCCTCTCACACGTCCCTAAAGGAGACACCATAGACATTATGTCCGTGCTCCAGTTTCCAGTGCATCTCTGGGAACAAGGGAAGCTGCAGGGGCTCTCCTGGCAGTCCTCCACCACCATCAGACTTCTGCTCTCGTAGTACTGCTCCTCGCCACAGCTGAGCATGAGCCTGAGACAAGAACTTTGGGTCTTTGCATATGGCTTGCACTTTGCATGTGAAGCCCAGGTATTCTGAATATTATCCCATAGGTTTATTTCTCTCTTGTGTATGATGGGTGGATAACAATAACATAGCAACAGTAATAACCATAACACAAATCTGAAGCTGATTGTTGAGCTGTATCACTACCGAGGCAATCTTCTAACACTGTAGAAAACTACGTGAGATCTTCCAGTCTTTTATCCTCCAGGCTTTTCTGTAGACTTAAAGGGAATAtgttttcttgggttttggATGGAATCTGCTGCTTGTACCTAACACCGTTCTAACTCCATACCTGGCCTCCCTGCTGATACTCCAGACAGGTGCTGTCTGTCTGTTTGTAAGAAATCTATTAATGTCTTATGAGAAAAGTTTGGAGAACTGTTTAAAACAGTCTCAAGCATAGGTAGTCATCCTTTAGATAGGGCTGCCAGAGTGACAACCCAAAAAAGTGAGAAGTGGAAAAGAGATTTCTGACTGAGCCTTCACAACCACAGAAATCCTGGCACATGCCCAAACCCCACCCTGGGGCCAGGCAGGTTTTGTGTCCATTTTGTTGCTACTGGAAGCCTGTTTTGTTACTTTACTCTGCTTATGAATACAAATATCTTTCTAATTTTCATGCTAAATTTCTTGGTCAGATATACCACCTTTTTTACCTTGTTCTTTGAAGTTAATTAGCTGTTCTCTAACACTGACCCTTTAATATATTTTGGAACCGCTACAATGCTGTCACTCCATAGCCCAGCTAAGCAAATCAATCTTTCTTCAGGCTCTTCATATTCCTCAGGTGCAGAGATGTTTCATGCTCCTGCCATAGTCTGACCTCATTTTTGGACCCAAGTGACAAGAACTGTATACACTCTGCCAGTTAAGTGTCTTCTATAACATCTCTTTCTGTGAGAGAGGGTGTCTAATATAACATTTGCCTTTCTTAGATGAGTGACTCATTGCCGCCTAtctgtaatttttcttatttttatactttcataaaacatttttttaatccttattGTTATTGATATCAAGATCATGAACTTCTAGTTGTTTGTACTGCTTTGTTCCTTAAATATTCTGCTACTATGTTTGCTCTTCCAGCAGTGGAGTTGTGTTTGCCAATTTGGGAGGTATATTACAAGTTTAGCCTGTGggacttttcacctttctttgaCTAGAAGGTATTTTCAAGAATACAAACCAGCAGAGTGGGcctcaaaaaaatcccacacaaacaggaaaaaagtttgtgttgctttgttgtttttttttttttaaacgtgAGTGGAACATGTTAATGCAGAGAGTATAATTTCTACAAAGAATCCCCACTTCAGGGGAATAATAgtgattaaaaaatactttaaatacatCAGTTACCCAGGTATTAGTTGTTGAAATGGATGAGGACTGTTTCCTTGCATTCTCTGTGCCCTGGATGTTTTCTGAGAACAGCTGGTTTTGGTGGGTGAAAGAGTATGCATGACTTATGTGTGCTAGTCTCTGTACATGACTTCAGCCCCAAATAATGTGGTCTCTTAGGGAGTGGTCTGTGTGGCACCATTTTTCATGGCTCTAGAACTAAGTTCAGCAGTAGTGTAAGGTTTAGAAAAAGATCCCACGGGTCAATGAGAGTATCAGTCAGAAATGCCTTGGGTTTAACTGCCTAGCAAGTAAAAGTCTTGGAGGCagtacagaaagaaaagcaaaaaagcataTCCTTTGGTGCCATGAGCTGCTGAACTAGCAAGAATCAGTCTAAAAAGGAGTAAATTTATGTGGTAAATGACTGGGATTTGAGCAGGTGTTCAACCAAAGAGCAAATCTCCCACATCTTTAAATAAGCAAAGCAATCCTAAAAACAGGAGTAGTAGGGAAATCAGAGGTGCAGACAGACTCCACATGATCTTCTCTTTCCTGGACATGAAGATACAGTACTAGACACCAATAAGACAGAGAGCAAGGTTTTAGAGAGAACTGATCTTTTAGTTGGCACCTGTGTGGAAGTCACCCCAAAAGGGACTTAGAAGAGGTTTTTCTCCTCAAAGTCGTTAAAACAGTTCTGGTTCCAGTgaagtgaaaagcagaaaatggtaTACATAGGCTTCTATAAGAATACAGACAGATGTGCAAATTTAAAATGTGACATGTGTTCTTTGTAGATTTTTGTCTgacataataaaaacaaaacaagaagtgGTGCAAGGTCTGGTAAGCATGTAAATACCTTCTTTGGAAACAAATCACTTCTCTTATACAGCTGTCCAGAAAACTAAGCAGTAATGATGCTGGAGATAAACTTGTGTTGTAGATCAAAATCTGACTAAAACAGTGTAAaagagataaatatttttaaggcagGAAGGCGTGGGGATAGGGGGGAGGATGGGGGGGAGGAAGCTAACTGGAGGAGTGAGGAAAGAGCTCAGAGTTCAGGACTAGATCTTTTTCATGCAGAGTATTTAGGATGTGAAAAAAGGAGAacggagaagaaaaaaattgcagatattatttaaagaaaatttctatTTTGGAAAATGTTGGGTAAAATCCTCAGtatcaaagaaaagaaaaagacttaTTCTCTTTTTGACTGGAGACCTCAAATTCTACCAGTCTGCCCCACCTCTAAATGTTATTTTCTGCCTGTACTAGGCTGTTAGAAGCTCACAGTACTCCTATCATTCTCAGCTTCTCGTCAGTCtcttgctgctggagagggaaggaattGCAGTTTAGGTTAAGGACGTGCAGAAATACTGAGCAAAGACCTGACCAGCAAGAATTTTGCAAAAGCCAAGCAGGATCCGACCTGTGGGCACACAGGCATGAGTTTTTTAGGTACCTCAAGGTCTAGAAGAGAAACATTGGTGGGGGCTTGGTTTTTCAACTTTCACCTGCAGGGTGGTTCTCTTCTGAGCACGGATGAGTCAGGAGCGGTTCCTTCTGTTCACCAGTGCTCATCCAAAGGGAAACCCTGATGCAAACTCAGAGACGTGGGCTTGTCCCTGCTTGCTGCTTAATGCAGTGACCAGCTCCTGTGAGAGTGGAAGccggttttggttttttttcctaatggctGCAAGTAAATAGGATTTATTTCTTGGATTATAGAAGTAGCAtccaaaatgaacagaaaatccATTCCATTGTGCAAAGGCTGTGACTTCTGGGGCTAAGGGCTGGGAGCTCTGTAGCAGCTGCAGGAGTGTCTCCTACCACCATCTTCTGGAAGGCACCAAGAACTACAGCCTCTGTCAAGTATTTTGGGACACACATGTAGTAAGCCAGAATGGGAAGTATGGATGTCTTAGTGAAACACGTGCTGATGCATATTATCTTCTCACTTCAGCCCATCTGTCAGGCAGCTCACAACAACGATTTCAATAAAGTTCATCTCCTTTTGGAGCGCAACGGCAACTATCTGAATGTCCAGGACAGCTTCAGTGGAGACACCCCTTTAATTTGTGCATGTAAACAAGGAAACAACAGGATAGTTAATTATCTTCTTAGAAAACATGCTGATGTCAACCTCAGAAATAAGGTAAGTGGCCACTGACTGTTCCTTTGCAGTGACTGTTCCTTCAGATTCTTGGAATGCCAGTGGGGACACTGGCAAGCACAGACAAACTTCAAGTTTGTTTCCTACTGAGGCATGTGTGGAGAAACAGATGAAGCAAAAAAGCTTCTCTGCTTATTTGGGGCCCTGTGTAACTTAGTTTGCCCATCTCCTTTTGACAACCTGTAGCAAGTTTAACACTGTAGCATGCTTTACAGCCCTGCCCTTTAGTTGCTTTGCTATATTTGgtattcaaacattttttttttaaactctgttcTCAATAGGAATCTATGTTGGTTATTGCTACTTTCCTGTATTTCTCCAGTGTCCCAAAGGAGATGTCCTAAGGTCTCACATGTCCTTGCTTCAGTAACCAGCACCTCCGTAAGAAGGGGGGCTGTGGCAATCCCTCCTGCTGGTTTAACTTgctgtgaggcagcagcagccacatgaGATACCCACTCTCTCCTTTGAATCTCTGCAGCCAGGTCCAAGTTTGCCCATGTACACATGGAATCCTTTGGATCCCACATCCTCCTTGCACGTGTAGTCTGATTTCCATAACTGTCTATGTGTTAAATGTGCCTCTACTTGAAGGAAGCAAGATGCATGTGTCTATTTCCGCTTGAAAATCACAGCAGTATTCCTGTTAGATAGTCTAAAAGAAAGCTTGTGGAATTTAAAATGGTCCACTCTTATCAATATTAAACAAAGTGAGGTCACTGAATCTGGTACTAATCAGAGTTATTTTGTGTTTAGAAGGACCGCACTTGCCTCCATTATGCTGTGAGGAAACGGTTTACCTTCCTTGACTACGTGCTCATCATAATCCTCATGCCAGTTATGCTTATTGGATATCTTCTCATGGTGAGTCTGGATGGAAGAAGGAATGACCCTGTATCTTTCCCTCAATCACATTTTTCATGGCAGTATTTCAGGCCAGGAACATGTATAGAATATGGACTGCTTTCTTAAAACCAGACTGAACGTGTACAACAGAAGGAGCAGGGATTTTGTTGTGAATGTAGCTGATGAAGGACAGAATTGTATTGCTGCATCAGTCTGGCATTTTCAAAGACCACTCCTCTTTTTGGAAAAAACACGGTATTTAGCACAAATGTACTTAAGACTATATGCAGATGAACTGTTTTTCCGTGTAACTCTTTCTCTTGCACCAAACAGGTCTCAAAGACAAAACAGAATGAACACCTGGTCAAGATGTTGCTTAGAGCTGGAGTCGATGTGAATGCTACAGACTCTGTAAGTGGGTTTATACAAATGCAAATGTGGCTCACATGCAGGCAACAATACTAAAAACAGACTACAGAACCTTCTAGCAACATAGTTGGAGTAGGAGCTTCGGGAACTGAACTGACTGATGTACCAGGAAGACTCCGTGTTTCCCCTTGACACTTAGGCAATAGTTTTGTAATGTATACAGAAGTAATTCCCCCCTGATCAACTATTCTCCCTTTCTGACCAATGCCCTCATAAGGGAATCCAGGCAAACTGGGCTGAGGTACTGATGTATTAAATATTTGATTCTGTAAAGATTCTAGAGATATAAGCATCTGAGTTTATCAGCATTTATAAGTTTTTGAACTGGAACAGATTTGTGGGCTACAAGGCAAGACCCTGTGTCTTCTCTTGGTCTTCAGAGTGTGCTGATCTTCCCTACACAGAGTTATGTATCCACTAGCCTACCTGGGTGTGGTAAAGAGCTCCTCTACTCTAAGGCACAAAAGGAGAAACCTCAATTTTATCAGCAACCAAGTTCTAAAACACTGAAGTGCAAGCAAACAGTATAGTTTAAGACATAGTTTCTGAGACAAAGATTATGGAATCCTCCAAAATTATTGGCTTCCTGCTAATGTGTCAAACCTGTTTTAGCAGTTGCATCCCAGGGAAGGAATGATTTTTTTCGTTCCTGTTGTTCTCATGataatgtatttgtttttctgtgtagtGTATTGTGACAGAAAATGGTATGTGTGTTCTGTATCCAGCTGTTAGGGGGAAAATGATACAGGTAGTCCTACTTAGCTAAGGTCTACTTAAGAAGTTTACTATAGAAATAAAACTCATCTGCTTCTGCTTCCCTTCAGTCTGGCAGCACAGCTCTTCACTATGCTTGTGAAATGAAAAACCAGGCAGTCATTCCTCTACTGCTTGAAGCTCATGCAGACACTTCTGTAAAGAATCAGGTAAGAAGGTGGAGTTGATAACTGTATTTGCTCCTCATGGTGATGAACCAGTAAGTACATTGTAGGCTTTAGCAGTGTAGGCACAGTAGTTTAAGGAGAAGGGTGCACAGCTTCCTGGCAGCCAATTTGTTTCCTGTTTGGTATGAAACATTTGTTCCATTGCCTTTGTTGACAAGAGCAACTTCAAAGTATGAAACCTTCACTGCTGGATTTCTACCAGTAAATGCTGCCTGTGTCCCCTGGCTTAGCAGGGGCTTGGCACATCTCTTAGCTATCTTTATGTTGCCTCTTCTTAGCTCAGAGCTACTCCACAGTTGTTCCTAAGATGTAGGCTGCAGGGGAGGGATAAAAGTCTTCCTAGGTGCTTTTTGTGCTGTTGAGGACCCTTCTTCTGAGAGGCTAAGTCAAGCTGCTTCTGCCCCAGAACAGCTCAAGTCTTGCCCAAATCAATATTGACCTGGGAGTATCTGCACTCCTGAGTTGAGGTGAGCAGTGTATTATCTATGTTGCTCTGGAAATCAAATCTTAGCTGAGCTCTGTGCACTTGGATACTACTCCCAGGAAACAGTGGAAAGGCTGTCCCTACTGTAGGGGAGGTCTCTGTTCCTGTCTTTGGCCGGAGTAGTATTAGACCCAGCACGTCCTGAAACCTTTGTTTTAGAGCAGAAGTGACATGGGACCTTACACAGGTGGCAAAGTCAGGAAATCTCTCTGTACTTGACCCCTATCTAACATATTGCAATGTATTTCATGTGTTTCTTTCAGGATGGGGAGACTCCCTTAGATATAGCAAGAAGATTACAGTTCCACAACATTGAAAGCATGATAGAAAAAGATTCTTAGCCATCAAGGACTCTCAAGCCTGCAGAAAATTACCTCATCTGACAAACCACCTTTCACAACAGCAGAAGTCCTGCAGAGGATGGGGGCTGATACTTGATAAAGACTCGGTCCACATCCACCCATTCCTTGTTGCAGCCTTGGACAATTTTGTGTGAGATTTGTCAGTACCCCAAGGCCATGTGTGGGGTGAAAGAAGTTCATTTTGTTTTACTAAGCCATGAATTATTACAATAGTGCCCAAAATATTGCCCTTCCCATCTGCTTCATCAATTTTATTGCTTGACTTCTACAGACTGTGGATTTTGAAAGCTAGCTATAAAATATCTGGAAGCCTAAACCACTGCATACAATGGTTGGCAGccaatgcaaaaataaaatctccttTAGAGTGTGTTACTTGTTCCATAGGGTAACTAAACAATATGCTACAGCAGTTATGAAAAGTCTGGTACCCTTCCTCTTgttatttctctctctgcaatGGGAGTGGCTGGGAAAACAGATCTCTCAGTTGAGTCCTTCCTCCTTCCATCCTTCCTACGATTTTCACACAACTTAATTCTCACTGTGTGGCTACAAAGGTAGGattatcttctctttttccatctaagaaacagcaaaaagagaTTCAGTGCCTTGCTGGAGACCATAAAGAAATTCAATTCCCAGATCACTTTAATGCATTAAGAAGTAGTAATGAAAATATGTTTGGCTCAGAGAAACAGGTCTCTGGACTACCTTTCCAATATAAACAGTGTACTAAAAAAAAGAGTCAATAAATGAAATGCTGTTGATGGAAGCCAGATGTATCCTTCCCATGGGACTAGACAGGACAGCATGCTGTACAGAGTGGCGCATGCAGCAGGGGATAATACCAATCATAGTAATAATATATCCATGAGTCTTCTCTTGCATAGGTGAAGGCAGAAGAAAACCTGCAGTAGTGAGCAATCTATTAGAATGGCCCAGTGCTTTGTGATTTAATAATGCAGCAATAAAAGGGAGACTCTTTTTGTACACTGCTGTATTGTGCCTCCTTGGTCTAATGGATCTTTATTTTTTGGACAATTTTGGCCTTTTCCTGTAAGCTGTCAGAAGTGCAGAACATAGGTGCTGTGATCAGCACTGCTAATGGGTGCTACAGTTGGTGTGTGGACAAGCTGGTGTATTTTTCCTGTGTAAAAAGACAGATCTGTTTTTCAGTGTAACTCCAGCTACAAAAGGTCTTGTCTGGACAAGGTGAGCTTAAGGCTGCAGCCAGAAACACCCCACAAAACAAAGCTCCTTGTTGGAGCCTGTAATAATGAACACTTTGTGTGTAACCTGGGGACAGACACTCCAGAGCAGCTTGTAGATGAGAAGATGGGAGGCACTTGCATGGATTATGAAGCCACCATCTCTTAGGCCTAATGGCCATAAAGGGAGAACATCCAACTGCTTTCCCATGGTTTAGGAACTGCTTGAATGAAGAATGGTCCAGACACAGAGCTGTGTAAAAGTGAATGCTGACAGCTCAGAGTGCTTGCAACAGCTTCATTGCCAGCATGAAGAATAATTCATAGGGTGGAAGTTCTGTTTCCTCGAGTGCACCTTGCTGGATGGGTCTACATCTCCATATTCCACAGCTGCCGTCCGTGGTCTTTGAAACTGTGAGGGGTTCAGAGTGTTTTAACAAATATTTGGGTGATTTGTAGGCATGGAGGACAGAGGAATACATCTACAAATTTTTAAGGTTGGACTCCTTGATTCTCACTGCTTAATGTTTGGTAGTCATCTATTGTCTGCTCAGTTTCTTGTGCTTGAAGATCTTTGGTTGTGTTGACATTAAAGGGTAATttgaagagggaggaaaaaaagccaagttCTCTGTCAAGGGGatcaataatttaatttaaacaaaagtgTTCATTTCAACAGAGAAATGATCGAATCACACTTTTGGGTCTCCATAGGAAGACAAAAACTGGGCATGAGAATGGGTACATAAGATATATATGAGAACAACAGAATTCAGGCTTAGAAAAATTAGTCTCgtagaaataaaaactgttgAAATTCAGTGATCCCTGCAGTATGTActcaaatatataaatattttcagctttcattcTTATATACCTCAAACTTCCCAGGAAGATAGCAGTCACAATAACACCATGGAAAACCTCAAATTATGAGGAAAGcaagaaataaataagaataaataaatacctaTACAGGTATCCATTATGTGTGTCCGTGTGTTTAGCTCTTCCCCAGATATCACCCTTATTGCCAAAGAGaaattttggaggtttttacaATCAACACTCTGCTCAtggtttcaaaaatattttttcattagttCAATGATTTTCAGATACATTTTCTCAGTTGCATCAAGGCCCCAGATGAAATCAAGATGTCCCCATGCAGGAAAATGCTCATGGTAAATGAGATTAGTGATCCGAGGAAGTAGCCTTGCCATGTCTTTTGGGTCTGCAAATTTGTCCTCTCCACCACTCCAAACAGCAGTTGGTGTCCTTATCTCCTCTATCTTGTACACAGGAGGAGCAGTctgtgggacagggaggagAGCTGAGTGAATGCTGTTGTAGCAGAAGCTGTGTTT harbors:
- the ANKRD22 gene encoding ankyrin repeat domain-containing protein 22 isoform X1 yields the protein MGSMDVLVKHVLMHIIFSLQPICQAAHNNDFNKVHLLLERNGNYLNVQDSFSGDTPLICACKQGNNRIVNYLLRKHADVNLRNKKDRTCLHYAVRKRFTFLDYVLIIILMPVMLIGYLLMVSKTKQNEHLVKMLLRAGVDVNATDSSGSTALHYACEMKNQAVIPLLLEAHADTSVKNQDGETPLDIARRLQFHNIESMIEKDS
- the ANKRD22 gene encoding ankyrin repeat domain-containing protein 22 isoform X2, giving the protein MGILYSEPICQAAHNNDFNKVHLLLERNGNYLNVQDSFSGDTPLICACKQGNNRIVNYLLRKHADVNLRNKKDRTCLHYAVRKRFTFLDYVLIIILMPVMLIGYLLMVSKTKQNEHLVKMLLRAGVDVNATDSSGSTALHYACEMKNQAVIPLLLEAHADTSVKNQDGETPLDIARRLQFHNIESMIEKDS